Proteins encoded by one window of Primulina huaijiensis isolate GDHJ02 chromosome 1, ASM1229523v2, whole genome shotgun sequence:
- the LOC140982557 gene encoding NADH--cytochrome b5 reductase 1-like, translating into MDLLATSEGQLFVGVAVGLVAVGVAYFLLSPKKPKVCLDPDKFKEFKLVKKTQISHNVATFKFALPSPTSVMGLPIGKHISCRGKDSQGEEVIKPYTPTTLDSDVGYFELVIKMYPQGRMSHHFREMREGDYLSVKGPKGRFNYKPGQVRAFGMLAGGSGLTPMFQVTRAILENPTDRTKVHLIYANVTLEDILLKDKLDSLAKNYPDSFKVYYVLNQPPEEWNGGVGFVSKEMIQAHCPAPASDIQILRCGPPPMNKAMAGHLDALGYTSEMQFQF; encoded by the exons ATGGATTTGCTGGCAACATCCGAAGGCCAATTATTTGTTGGTGTCGCTGTTGGTCTAGTTGCTGTTGGGGTTGCATATTTCTTGTTATCCCCCAAGAAGCCAAAAG TGTGCTTGGATCCTGATAAGTTCAAGGAGTTTAAGCTTGTCAAGAAAACACAAATCAGCCATAATGTGGCAACGTTCAAATTTGCCCTTCCTTCGCCCACGTCTGTCATGGGCCTTCCCATTGGAAAACACATCAGCTGCAG GGGTAAGGATAGTCAAGGTGAAGAGGTCATCAAACCATATACTCCGACTACTTTGGATTCTGATGTTGGATATTTTGAGTTAGTTATAAAG ATGTATCCTCAAGGAAGAATGTCACACCATTTCCGAGAAATGCGTGAAGGTGATTATCTCTCTGTGAAAGGACCAAAG GGTCGATTCAATTATAAACCAGGCCAGGTGAGAGCGTTTGGAATGCTTGCTGGAGGCTCTGGACTTACACCAATGTTCCAG GTTACTCGAGCAATTCTTGAAAACCCCACCGACAGAACAAAGGTGCATTTAATTTATGCTAATGTTACCTTGGAGGACATTTTGCTGAAG GATAAGTTGGATAGCCTTGCTAAAAATTACCCTGACAGTTTCAAAGTTTACTACGTCCTTAATCAG CCTCCAGAAGAATGGAATGGTGGCGTGGGGTTCGTCTCGAAGGAAATGATTCAAGCTCACTGCCCTGCACCAGCCTCTGATATCCAG ATTCTTAGATGTGGCCCTCCACCGATGAACAAAGCCATGGCTGGCCATCTCGACGCTCTTGGATACACCTCCGAGATGCAATTCCAATTCTAA
- the LOC140972045 gene encoding uncharacterized protein, translated as MAEGATLLPPAKIDPSSPFYLGPQDRPGDFITPIRLKLDNFDDWSHAIRVALSSRRKFGFLNGTITDLIPPCTKDDWVTIQCMLVSWLTNTIDPEVRSMLSNYDDAKRLWDDLHERFSIVNVPRIHQLKGDVNSCEQTKLMHVAIYFSKLNVLWDELDKHEPLISCKCGKCTCEVGKQHEKRLADDRLHQFLLGMCSDYYAN; from the coding sequence ATGGCTGAAGGAGCCACACTTCTACCACCGGCAAAGATTGATCCCAGTTCGCCATTCTACTTAGGGCCACAAGATCGCCCTGGCGACTTTATTACTCCCATTCGTTTGAAGCTTGACAATTTTGATGATTGGTCTCATGCTATTCGCGTCGCTCTTTCCTCTCGACGCAAATTTGGTTTTCTTAATGGAACAATCACAGACCTCATCCCCCCTTGTACGAAAGATGATTGGGTCACGATCCAATGCATGCTAGTCTCATGGCTCACGAATACGATTGACCCAGAGGTACGTTCTATGCTCTCGAATTATGATGATGCTAAACGTTTATGGGATGACTTGCACGAACGATTCTCGATTGTGAACGTTCCGCGTATTCACCAACTTAAAGGGGATGTTAATagttgtgagcaaacaaaacTTATGCATGTTGCTATTTATTTCAGTAAATTGAATGTTTTGTGGGATGAACTCGATAAACATGAGCCTTTGATTTCTTGCAAGTGTGGTAAATGTACTTGTGAGGTTGGTAAACAACATGAAAAAAGGCTTGCCGATGATAGGTTGCACCAATTTCTTCTTGGCATGTGTTCCGATTATTATGCCAATTGA
- the LOC140972057 gene encoding uncharacterized protein, whose product MDNATNNMVAADLLKVTKPQNFWTSCATHTINLMLEAIGKLLKFSGMLEKANTLTIFIYAHHRTLAIMRKYTKKSDIVRSGLDGGPIMVVTLQTCKKMAMRFLSLTSSLSECERNWSQFEGMHTKKRNKLETSRLNDLVYVKFNANLKKKSKRKMGGDLLLSSQAT is encoded by the exons ATGGACAATGCCACAAACAATATGGTGGCGGCGGATTTATTGAAGGTTACAAAACCTCAAAATTTTTGGACCTCTTGTGCGACTCATACAATCAACCTCATGCTCGAAGCAATTGGAAAACTACTCAAGTTTAGCGGAATGCTTGAGAAAGCAAATACCTTGACTATATTCATCTATGCACATCATAGGACTTTGGCTATTATGAGGAAATATACCAAGAAGAGTGATATTGTGAGGTCCGGG TTGGATGGTGGTCCAATTATGGTGGTGACACTCCAAACTTGTAAAAAAATGGCAATGAGATTTCTCTCTTTGACAAGTAGTTTATCGGAGTGTGAAAGAAATTGGAGTCAATTTGAAGGG ATGCATACTAAGAAGAGGAATAAGCTTGAGACATCAAGATTGAATGATCTTGTGTATGTCAAATTCAATGCCAATCTTAAGAAGAAGAGTAAAAGAAAAATGGGTGGAGATTTGCTTCTATCCTCTCAAGCTACTTAA